In the genome of Panulirus ornatus isolate Po-2019 chromosome 43, ASM3632096v1, whole genome shotgun sequence, the window GTTGCTCATTAtgttttgttcatcatctcagttgttcatgACGTTTTGTTCATCTTCTTATCTGTTCATTAAGTGTTGTTCatcgtctcagctgttcattacgtgttgttcatcatctcggctgctctttacgtgttgttcatcatttcagctgttcattgcgtgttcatcctttcagctctccattacatgttgttcatcatctcagctgttcattacgcgttgttcatcatctcagctgctcattacgtttgttcatcatctcagctgatcATTACGTGTTGGTCATTATCTcacctgttcattacgtgttgctcatcatctcagcttttcattactgttgttcatcatctcagctgttcattacgtgttgttcatcatctcagctgttcattacgtgttgttcatgtCTCAAATGTTATTAcgtgttcttcatcatctcagctgtttattacatgctgttcatcatatcagctgtttatcgtctcagctgttcattacctgATATTCATCATCTCGGATGCTTATTacttgttgttcatcatctcagctgttcatcacgggttgttcatcatctcagctgcctATTACattttgttcatcatctcagctgttcattacgtgttgttcatcatctcagctgctcattaagtgttgttcatcatctctgcTGCTTATTACGTttggtcatcatctcagctgttcattacgtgttgttcatcttctaagctgttcatcacgtgttgttcatcgtctcagctgttcattacgtgttgttcatcatcccaggtgttcattacgtgttgttcatcatgtgGGCTGCTGAtggcgtgttgttcatcatctcggctgttcattatgtgttgtggTGGCTCCATTTTCTAAAATTATTtttgtaaaggaaagaaaaaagtgagactGAATACGACTGCAAATGTGGCACATTTTCAGACATTGAAGCGACACTCGTCACCTGTACGGACAAAATGCATTAGACCTTTTCTGTAATTTGACAGCTAGTCTGTAGCCTGATACAAGAGGAATTTCTAGATAACCACTTTATTTATTAGCATTAATTCTGTTGAATCTGTTTCACCAGAAGATATTCATTCTCTTTAGTTGTTGCCAGGCGCTATGCTCCCAGCAGAATACTCTTGACTTAAGAATCCCGCTCCTTCCAGCTGTTGCCAGGCGCTGTGCTCCCAGCAGAATACTCTAGGCTAAAATCTCTGACCATTTCACTGAATCTTCCCCCGTGGCTAACTGTCTCAGCTGAAGGGGCTCAGTTCTCTTGGTCTTGGAGAAGTTTTACTTAGTCCTCAAAGGAAAAAGTGGAGACGAGAAAGTCAATGTGGCCTGAGGAAGAAGCAAAAGTGCTAAGTGCTTCTGTAGAGGAAGAAGGAGACTACTCTacacgctcttcctcctcctgaaaaCAATCTCTAACCGTATCCTATCAAATCGTGACTTTTTCCCTATTAAGTGTATAATCTTCGAACATGAGAACCACCCAATACCTTATCCAGTGACAGCAGCATATTGGGATCGCTCCCAGTAATTCAATTGGTAAGGCTTAGGGGGGAGGTATTCAGCAAAAATAtgtctctttatattaaagaacaTTACTTTCATTATATGAAAATGAGATAAACTGAAAGTTTCGGGTCTTAATGTACCTGGACCATGGACGTTATAGGTCTTGCATCAAAAGTATCAACATCGATATGATCCTGTTcaattatttcttgaacgatgtccacAGCTCTCTCATCAGATTGGGTACCCATATGATCATGAAATAAATTAAGGTTGTATTCCTCTTCGATGTCAGGGTGTTTGGCAGTAAAATCCATCAATGCCAAACACGAATATGTGCACGAATGTACTGAATTTCCCTGAGGGCAGTAATGCTGGAAGTAACCACCAGctggtcttccagaccttagtacagcttcctggataccttgaggatagctcactcatgcaggatcgaaaacaatatatatttttaaaatctattgtacaataagattatcattatccattagtacaaaaagaaatagtatttttttacaatgttggaggagtaAACTGGACACTCCATTCAGTAGTGAGATTCAACAATGAATCGCAGTTTGGTGATGACGGTGTCGAGAGAAGGCCGGGCTGTGGGACTGTCGTCTTGGATTTCGGCTTGAAGCATGATAAGATCCCATATGACCTCATCGTCGGACACCTTCTTCGTTACGGTGCCTATAACCTCTCCAAATGAGTAGACGTCGCAGGCTGGGGTCAATGGCACTCCTTCatacaactcgggtgcataccaaGGTCGTCTCCCACCCTTGCCCGAGAAGATGAGGATGTTGCCTATTTCTGTGGCCAACACATAGTCAATAATGTGGGTGTCGATAT includes:
- the LOC139762260 gene encoding uncharacterized protein; its protein translation is MSYTGETYDTYINSCRQRELIESLIIVASRLQEIHDHGFVHTDLKTNNITVEVSEDIDTHIIDYVLATEIGNILIFSGKGGRRPWYAPELYEGVPLTPACDVYSFGEVIGTVTKKVSDDEVIWDLIMLQAEIQDDSPTARPSLDTVITKLRFIVESHY